In one Micromonospora polyrhachis genomic region, the following are encoded:
- a CDS encoding MFS transporter codes for MPTSSAHPSLIAVTRFSILTFGITFVIGTDTFLVAPLLPTLSNEYRIGTEVSGWLVSGYSIGYAAFALVAGPISDRVNRKAVVIAGLAAFALSTAASGLAPNFWAMIVLRALAGMAASLVVPQIWATIPVAVPADRVLSTMGYGTAGLSIAQVVGVPAGSILAATNWRIPFFVLGAVSLLVMAAVAVWFPSVPSVAAGNGRILSSYRSVLGLRRAAWYLAGYLVFGIGLYTVFTFIGTWYTRAFGLSVTQVGLAIIGLGAGNAIGSMFASRLANQLGLPKSVLLGGSVLAVLCVALPFAPVLPVAEATLMLIFLVSGFVFPVLMTVMQSLSTTARGTVASLANAALYTAASIGGVISGVLFTTFHGFYGVAFLSAVAFVAALLLYVRGGLRTAPTQAQPVATSTKPPESVTPAAHPIADHDE; via the coding sequence GTGCCCACCAGCTCCGCTCATCCATCACTGATCGCCGTCACCCGATTCTCGATCCTCACCTTCGGGATCACGTTCGTCATCGGTACTGACACGTTCCTCGTCGCGCCGCTGTTACCCACACTGTCCAATGAATACCGGATCGGTACTGAGGTGTCCGGGTGGCTGGTCAGCGGCTACTCCATCGGCTATGCGGCCTTCGCGCTGGTGGCGGGGCCGATCTCCGACCGCGTGAACCGTAAGGCCGTCGTCATCGCGGGACTCGCTGCTTTCGCCCTGTCCACTGCGGCCTCCGGGCTGGCACCGAACTTCTGGGCGATGATCGTGCTCCGGGCGCTCGCGGGGATGGCCGCATCGCTCGTCGTGCCGCAGATCTGGGCGACGATCCCCGTCGCGGTGCCGGCCGACCGGGTCCTGTCCACGATGGGATACGGGACGGCTGGCCTGTCCATCGCCCAGGTGGTTGGGGTACCGGCCGGCAGCATCCTGGCCGCGACGAACTGGCGGATACCGTTCTTCGTACTCGGCGCTGTGTCGCTGCTCGTCATGGCGGCCGTGGCCGTCTGGTTTCCCTCGGTGCCGTCTGTGGCCGCGGGTAACGGCCGCATCCTGTCCTCCTACCGCAGCGTCCTCGGCCTACGGCGAGCGGCGTGGTACCTGGCCGGCTACCTCGTGTTCGGGATCGGCCTCTACACCGTGTTCACCTTCATCGGCACCTGGTACACCCGTGCCTTCGGACTCTCGGTCACCCAAGTCGGCCTCGCGATCATCGGGCTGGGTGCGGGTAACGCGATCGGATCGATGTTCGCCAGCCGCCTCGCCAACCAGCTCGGACTGCCCAAATCCGTGCTGCTCGGTGGATCCGTCCTTGCGGTGCTGTGTGTCGCCCTGCCCTTCGCGCCAGTACTACCCGTGGCAGAGGCCACGCTCATGCTGATCTTCCTGGTGAGCGGATTCGTGTTTCCCGTACTCATGACGGTCATGCAATCACTGTCCACCACCGCGCGCGGGACCGTCGCATCGCTGGCGAACGCGGCGCTGTACACGGCGGCGAGCATCGGCGGCGTCATCTCGGGCGTTCTGTTCACCACATTCCACGGGTTCTACGGTGTCGCCTTCCTCAGCGCGGTCGCCTTCGTGGCCGCGCTGCTGTTGTACGTCCGTGGCGGGTTGCGCACGGCTCCCACACAAGCTCAACCAGTGGCTACAAGCACGAAACCACCGGAGTCGGTGACCCCGGCGGCTCACCCGATTGCGGACCATGACGAATGA
- a CDS encoding GNAT family N-acetyltransferase, translated as MELNRVTMTALLDRDLPRASAEAGVDLTDYFVTDDACWLWRIRVDQVAADPDSGRWIARAAVAEPEGIVVGHAGFHGPPDETGMVEVAYSVDPTHRRQGYARAMLTELLRRAAVEPAVRTVRASVSPDNAASLATLAGFGFSQVGEQWDEEDGLELVFERPAGGGEYEQPIVTG; from the coding sequence GTGGAACTGAACCGCGTGACGATGACCGCGCTGCTGGACCGGGACCTGCCCCGGGCCAGCGCCGAGGCCGGCGTCGACCTCACCGACTACTTCGTCACCGACGATGCGTGCTGGCTGTGGCGGATCCGCGTCGACCAGGTGGCCGCCGACCCGGACAGTGGCCGGTGGATCGCCCGGGCGGCGGTCGCCGAGCCGGAGGGAATCGTCGTCGGCCACGCCGGATTCCACGGACCGCCCGACGAGACGGGCATGGTGGAGGTCGCCTACTCGGTGGACCCCACCCACCGTCGCCAGGGCTACGCCCGGGCCATGCTCACCGAACTGCTGCGTCGGGCCGCCGTCGAACCGGCCGTCCGGACCGTACGGGCATCGGTCAGTCCCGACAACGCGGCCTCCCTGGCCACACTCGCCGGCTTCGGCTTCAGCCAGGTAGGCGAACAGTGGGACGAGGAGGACGGCCTCGAACTCGTCTTCGAGCGCCCCGCGGGCGGCGGCGAGTACGAACAGCCGATCGTCACCGGCTAG